TTTATGTGTGTCTGTTTGTAgatcaaaatacattttaaataaaacataagcAAGTAGTTGCGATAATGGGCTCATCATTTTGGATCCTGTTTTAATGATgcccttttcatatttttaaaggGGGGTTTTGATATTTGGTTCCTGAGTACAGTgaacaaaagaaataagaagTTTATCTACATTGTTTCTTGTTCCTGcactaaacaaaaagaaagaaaacttcaAGCAAGCCAAAGAAATCTATTAGGTTGACTGgagatttttgtttctttcaggTCTTTTTAGATGGATTTCGAGACTTAAAAACTCTTGTTCAGTTGTATTTATATACATGTGGGTTGTTAGCTACCACAAAAGCATAAAGGCTCTATATTTGCAACTGCTCTATATTGAAGTTGAATGTTCATTTGGGGATCAAAATGCTGTTAGGGTATGTGACTGGAGTATAGAGTACACCTTCTATCTTAATTTATCGATCaatcaaattctctcttttcagTTGTTAGTTAACCTTTTCTATGAAGTATGAAGCATAGTTGAAACTTTTTGGGGAGCCCATTGTAAAATTATCTACCATCTTGTTAGGGAATGTTTCATGGATGTTTCttttattggaaaaagaaaatgtaggaAATCTTTCACATTCTGAACAACCTAACATCACCGACAAGGTTACTGCCAATAGCCTCATTTTGGAAGCTGTTGAAAGAACACTAGTGTGTTAGTAAGGATGTGATTAACTGTAAAGAAGTATATAGAGATAATAATCCATGTTCAActgtttgtttttctcttgGTATATTAATGGTCCCTTCCCTAGATTAGCGTAAATTTACAAATCTTGCCCATTCATCAGGTCTGTGAAGATGTACTCTTCAAGGAAGAAAATCCACAAAGACAATGATGTTGAGCCCACTGAATTTGAGGATACCGTTGCGCAGGTTAGATTTTGTGCCACTTTCTAATAGCTGGTGTTTCATAATCTCTGCCAATacaatatattaaaatttaatgcTTGGTGTATATGCAGTACCTATTTGATTTGGAGAACACCAATCAGGAGCTAAAAAGTGACTTGAAAGATCTCTACATCAATTCAGCAACGTACGTGCTCCGACGAGTTTTGTATTTTCTAatggtttgtaattttttttactaattatgaGGATAACCTATTTAATTCCACAGTCAGCTGGATGTTTCTGGAAATCGCAAGGCAGTGGTGATATATGTTCCCTACAGATTGCGGAAGTCCTTCCGCAAGATTCATCCTCGCCTTGTCAGAGAACTGGAGAAAAAATTCAGTGGCAAGGTAATGtgttattctttttatttctatgcATTCTCATTGATAATGTGATTTGTTGTCAATGTCCGGACCTTGTTTGGCAAGTGACACAGTGTGATGCTATAATGTGTTTTCTATTAACTTTCTTTAACAATGTAAAATAGTCAGAAGTTATGTTATTGtgatttttaacaataattttgaaCATCACATGGGATAGTGTGGTGTGCAAAGGGTGTTGGCAATTTGCTCTGGGAATTAACTTTTGAACTTTGAACTCCATTTCATCTTAAATGTGGCTTGATGTACCATATCTTTGTTGATTAACACATCGTTAGTGAattttttgttgcatttgttACTTTTGGCAGGATGTTGTTGTGCTTGCTACCCGCAGGATTGTCCGACCACCAAAGAAAGGCTCTGCTGCTCAGCGACCACGCTCCCGCACACTAACAGCGGTCCATGATGCTATGCTAGAGGATATAGTGCATCCTGCTGAGATTGTTGGCAAACGCATCAGATACCGAATTGATGGGTCCAAAGTAATTAAGGTGATTGCCAAATTTAGTGCTCTAGCGATTGAACGGATCGATGAGTGCAAAaactgatttatttatttttgttatcatcaGCCATCCTAATTGTTGATGTCTGTTCTCGTGTCAGGTTTTCTTGGACCCCAAGGAGCGGAACAACACCGAGTACAAGCTGGAAACCTTTTCTGGTGTCTACAGGAAGCTTACTGGGAAAGATGTAGTATTCGAATATCCACTTAACGAGGCTTGAAAGGGATGCTATCGTCggtttttgtgtt
This window of the Corylus avellana chromosome ca5, CavTom2PMs-1.0 genome carries:
- the LOC132181227 gene encoding small ribosomal subunit protein eS7-like, coding for MYSSRKKIHKDNDVEPTEFEDTVAQYLFDLENTNQELKSDLKDLYINSATQLDVSGNRKAVVIYVPYRLRKSFRKIHPRLVRELEKKFSGKDVVVLATRRIVRPPKKGSAAQRPRSRTLTAVHDAMLEDIVHPAEIVGKRIRYRIDGSKVIKVFLDPKERNNTEYKLETFSGVYRKLTGKDVVFEYPLNEA